In Saccharomonospora marina XMU15, one genomic interval encodes:
- the istB gene encoding IS21-like element helper ATPase IstB, with protein MTTTTTAAPVAGPKDGLPSMIAYLTRVLKTPTIGAFWEELAAQARDENWSHEEYLAALLQRQVADRESKGTIMRIRTAHFPQVKTLEDFNLDHLPSLRRDVLAHLATTTFVAKAENVILLGPPGIGKTHLAIGLGVKACHAGYSVLFDTASNWIARLSAAHHAGQLEAELKKIRRYKLIIVDEVGYIPFDQDAANLFFQLVASRYEQGSIMVTSNLPFGRWGETFSDDVVAAAMIDRLVHHAEVLTLTGDSYRTRQRRELLAKDNRAKHD; from the coding sequence GTGACCACAACCACCACGGCGGCACCCGTCGCCGGGCCGAAGGACGGCCTGCCCTCGATGATCGCCTACCTCACCCGGGTGCTGAAGACACCCACCATCGGCGCGTTCTGGGAAGAACTGGCCGCCCAGGCCCGCGACGAGAACTGGTCGCACGAGGAGTACCTCGCCGCGCTCCTGCAGCGCCAGGTCGCCGACCGGGAGTCCAAAGGCACCATCATGCGCATCCGCACCGCGCACTTCCCGCAGGTCAAAACCCTGGAGGACTTCAACCTCGACCACCTGCCGTCGCTGCGCCGCGACGTGCTCGCGCACCTGGCCACCACCACCTTCGTCGCCAAGGCCGAGAACGTCATCCTGCTGGGCCCGCCCGGCATCGGCAAGACACACCTGGCCATCGGACTGGGCGTCAAGGCCTGCCACGCCGGCTACTCGGTGCTGTTCGACACCGCCAGCAACTGGATCGCCAGGCTGTCCGCCGCCCACCACGCCGGCCAACTGGAGGCCGAGCTGAAGAAGATCCGTCGCTACAAACTGATCATCGTCGACGAGGTCGGCTACATCCCCTTCGACCAGGACGCAGCCAACCTGTTCTTCCAGCTCGTCGCCTCCCGCTACGAACAAGGCTCGATCATGGTTACCTCAAACCTGCCCTTCGGACGCTGGGGCGAAACGTTCTCCGACGACGTCGTCGCCGCCGCCATGATCGACCGGCTCGTCCACCACGCCGAGGTCCTCACCCTCACCGGCGACTCCTACCGCACACGGCAACGCCGCGAACTACTCGCCAAAGACAACCGCGCCAAACACGACTAA
- a CDS encoding enoyl-CoA hydratase/isomerase family protein, with product MSVGDRTLTRLARLSMPTIAAVEGFAVGVAWSLVRCCDVVVTAEDAFSAAPFPQRGMAPDGGLAWFLTRSLGPTRAAELLMPGERFPAPTAAAAGLVNRVVLMEKNG from the coding sequence TTGTCTGTCGGGGACCGCACCCTCACCAGGCTGGCGCGCCTGTCGATGCCCACGATCGCCGCGGTGGAGGGCTTCGCGGTCGGCGTCGCCTGGAGCCTGGTGCGCTGCTGTGACGTCGTCGTCACCGCCGAAGACGCCTTCTCCGCGGCCCCGTTCCCCCAACGCGGGATGGCGCCCGACGGCGGGTTGGCCTGGTTTCTCACCCGCAGTCTGGGCCCAACCCGCGCGGCTGAACTACTGATGCCCGGTGAACGGTTCCCGGCTCCTACCGCGGCCGCGGCCGGACTGGTCAACCGCGTGGTGCTTATGGAGAAGAATGGGTAA
- a CDS encoding long-chain fatty acid--CoA ligase, with protein MLSTMQTTPLTVSSILRHVVQNHSDREVLTATGDGVRRVSYRELGERCGKLANALRRLGVADDDRVATFQWNNQEHLEAYAAIPSMGAVLHTLNIRLSPEQIRFIATHAEDRAVIVDSSLIPLLAKVLPSLDTVQFVLVTGEGDITSLEGCGKDVLRYEDVLAGESSEFPWLDGDENAAAAMCYTSGTTGDPKGVVYSHRSMYLHSMAACSGNAFGIAEPDRVLPVVPMFHANAWGLPYAALMAGADLLLPDRFLQAEPLADIIQAQRPTLAGAVPTIWNDLLHYVDRNPDIDLSSLRLVACGGSAVPRALMESFERRFGVTIVQAWGMTETSPLGAIATPPAAAGGEDRMRYRATQGRPVCGVELRLVDDDDRVLPRDGKAVGELEVRGPWVTGSYYRVEAEDRFHDGWLRTGDVGNISPDGFLTLTDRAKDVIKSGGEWISSVELENLLMGHPDVVEAAVIAVSDPKWQERPLAAVVLRDGTETTAGQLRAWLTDKVPKWWLPEQWAFVDQVPRTSVGKFDKKALRRIHSDGRLAVNEVYE; from the coding sequence ATGCTCAGCACCATGCAGACAACACCGCTGACGGTGTCCTCGATCCTGCGGCACGTGGTGCAGAACCACAGCGATCGTGAAGTCCTCACGGCTACCGGTGACGGCGTCAGGCGGGTTTCCTACCGCGAACTGGGCGAGCGGTGTGGCAAGCTCGCGAACGCGTTGCGTCGCCTCGGTGTCGCCGACGACGACCGGGTCGCGACGTTCCAATGGAACAACCAGGAGCACCTGGAGGCCTATGCGGCGATCCCATCAATGGGCGCCGTGCTACACACCCTCAACATCCGGCTGTCGCCCGAACAGATTCGGTTCATCGCAACACACGCCGAAGACCGGGCGGTCATCGTTGACTCGTCGCTCATCCCACTGCTGGCCAAGGTTCTCCCCAGCCTCGACACCGTGCAGTTCGTGCTCGTGACCGGAGAAGGTGACATCACCTCCTTGGAGGGATGCGGCAAGGACGTGCTGCGTTACGAGGATGTATTGGCTGGCGAGTCGTCCGAGTTTCCCTGGCTGGACGGTGACGAGAATGCGGCGGCGGCGATGTGCTACACGAGTGGCACGACCGGCGATCCCAAAGGCGTCGTGTACAGCCACCGGTCGATGTACCTGCACTCGATGGCCGCGTGTTCCGGGAACGCATTCGGCATCGCGGAACCTGATCGAGTGCTTCCGGTGGTTCCCATGTTCCACGCCAACGCATGGGGCTTGCCCTACGCGGCGTTGATGGCTGGCGCGGACCTGCTCCTGCCTGACCGATTCCTGCAGGCAGAACCTCTGGCGGACATCATCCAGGCGCAGCGCCCGACGCTTGCTGGCGCCGTCCCCACCATTTGGAATGATCTTTTGCACTATGTCGATCGAAACCCGGACATTGACCTCTCCTCGTTGCGCCTGGTCGCCTGCGGTGGTTCGGCGGTGCCGAGAGCGTTGATGGAGTCGTTCGAGCGGAGGTTCGGCGTCACGATCGTGCAGGCCTGGGGCATGACCGAGACTTCGCCGCTTGGCGCCATCGCGACGCCCCCGGCCGCCGCCGGAGGAGAAGACCGAATGCGGTACCGGGCCACTCAAGGACGGCCAGTTTGCGGCGTCGAACTCAGGCTGGTGGACGACGACGACAGGGTGCTCCCGCGCGACGGCAAGGCGGTCGGCGAGTTGGAGGTGCGTGGTCCGTGGGTTACCGGGTCGTACTATCGTGTCGAAGCCGAGGACAGGTTCCACGACGGCTGGCTGCGAACCGGCGATGTCGGGAACATCAGCCCGGACGGGTTCCTCACGCTAACCGACCGGGCCAAGGATGTCATCAAGTCCGGTGGCGAGTGGATCTCCTCGGTTGAGCTGGAAAATCTGCTTATGGGCCATCCCGACGTCGTCGAGGCAGCGGTCATTGCCGTATCCGACCCCAAGTGGCAGGAGCGACCCCTTGCCGCCGTGGTGCTTCGCGACGGCACTGAGACGACTGCCGGGCAGCTGCGGGCGTGGTTGACCGACAAGGTTCCGAAGTGGTGGCTCCCGGAACAGTGGGCATTCGTAGACCAAGTCCCGCGCACGAGCGTCGGCAAGTTCGACAAGAAGGCTCTACGCCGTATCCACTCGGATGGCAGGCTGGCGGTGAACGAAGTATACGAATAG
- a CDS encoding SCP2 sterol-binding domain-containing protein: MGVFKDEAEVHKYIGGVFEKGLADPQIGPKLSGSGVILQITYTDPDAVVTVDMPNGKVYAGASDLKPVVELFMTADDGNRFWLGELNLATALAKGKVRAKGPTSKVLKLVPAAKSLFPTYREMLEADGRQDLLAA, encoded by the coding sequence ATGGGCGTGTTCAAGGACGAGGCGGAAGTTCACAAGTACATCGGCGGGGTCTTCGAGAAAGGGCTCGCCGATCCCCAGATCGGCCCGAAACTTTCCGGCTCGGGCGTGATCCTGCAAATCACGTACACCGACCCCGACGCGGTCGTCACGGTCGACATGCCGAACGGCAAAGTGTACGCGGGCGCCAGCGATCTGAAACCAGTAGTGGAACTGTTCATGACCGCCGACGACGGAAACCGGTTCTGGCTCGGCGAACTCAACCTCGCGACCGCGCTGGCGAAGGGCAAGGTCCGCGCTAAGGGACCGACTTCGAAGGTCCTGAAACTTGTGCCCGCCGCGAAGTCACTGTTCCCGACATATCGTGAGATGCTGGAAGCGGACGGTCGACAGGACCTGCTTGCGGCATAA